GCGGCGGCGCAGGAACTCGTCGCCCTGATTCCCGCGCAGACCGAGGTGCTGCTGACGGTCGTCACGAACGCCCTGCCGCTCACGCACGAACTGAGTGACCGCAGCGGCCTGCCGTACGTCTGCGCGCGCAAGAAACGCCGCACGTACATGCAGTCCCCGCTGATTCAGGAGGTGCCGAGCATGACGCTGGGCGTCACCGAGACGCTGTGGCTGGACGGCCCGCACGCCGAGCGGCTGCGCGGCCGCCGGGTCGCCATCGTGCAGGACGTGATCGCCAGCGGCGGGACTGCCCAGGCGCTGGCCCGGCTGGTCGAGCGGGCCGGGGGGACCGTCACCGGGTACCTCGCGGCGTTCCGGCAGGGCCAGCCGCCCATGCAGGTCACGGTCCTTCAGGACCTGCCCCGCTCGCTGTAACCCGCACCCGCCCGCGAGATTCGCGTCAGCGGGCGGCGCGCAGCAGGCCCGGCAGGTCGTCGGGCAGGCGGCGCATGGGCAGGTCGAACAGCGTGCGGGCCGGTTCGTTGGGGGCGGTGTTGCCTTCTTTCAGCATGGCGTACTGGTGGCGCGTGATGGGCGGGCTGGGCAGCACCTGCATCAGCGGCACGGCGAGGTCCATCAGGAACAGCGGGACCGGCACGATGGGTTTCTTCCGGCCCAGCGCCCCGAGTTCCAGTTCCAGCAGTTCCCGGAACGTGAATTCCTGCGGGCCGGTCAGGGCCAGCGTCTGCCCGGCGCCCAGGTCGGAACCCGCCGCCAGCGCGAAGGCCTGCGCCACGTCCTGCACGCTGACCGGCCGGAACGGGAAGCGGCCATCCCCGATCTGCGGCACGATCGGTGCGGTGCTCACGAGTTCCCGCAGGACCCGCCCGAAGAAATCATCGCCCGGCCCGAAGATCAGGCTGGGCTGAAAAACCGTCCAGTTCAGGCCGCTGGCCCGCACGAGTGCTTCCGCCTGCGCCTTGCTGCTGGAGTACCCGCTGGCGCTGTCCTCGCGCGCGCCCAGGGCGCTCATGTGCACGTAGCGCGCGCCGCGTGGCGTGGCCGCCAGGACGTGGCGGGTGCCGTCCACATGCACGCGCGTGAAGGTCTGGTCGCCCTTCTCGGCGATGATGCCGACCAGATGCACGACCGCCTGCGGGTCGGCCTGTCCCACGGCGCGCTGCACGCTGCCGGGATCGGTCACGTCCAGGGTCACGCCCCGCGCGCCGCCCACGTCACGGCCCGAGCGGCTGCCGGCCGTGACGGTGTGTCCGTGCTTGAGCAGTTCGGCCACGACGGCCTTTCCGACGAAGCCGCTGGCTCCGGTCACGAGTACGTTCATTCTGAACCTCCGGGAGGATGAGGGGGGGGTGCGCCGCCCAGCAGCCGGGCGGCGATCTGCTGCGCGGCGCTGGGCGCGTCGGGACCGGCGTACTCGCCGCCCAGCGTGCGCGCCAGGTGCGGCTGGCTGTTCAGCAGCGCTCCGCCCACGAACAGCGGCACGTTCAGGCCGTCCAGGTCGCGGCGGTGTTCCAGCGTCGACTCCAGCGCCCAGGGGCCGTTCAGGGCCAGCAGGACCGCGCGGGCCTCGCGCTGCCGGGCGTACACGGCCAGGTCGCCCAGCGGCACGTTCGCGCCCAGGTACGCCACGCGCACGCCCCGGCGGCGCAGCGCCAGGGTCAGCATCATCAGGCCCAGTTCATGCTGCTCCTGCGGGGCGCAGGCGGCCACGACCAGCGGCCCGAAGCCCGCCTGCACGCCCGCCACGTCCATCAGGCCCGAGATGCGTGAACGCAGGAACGCGGTCGCCTGATGCTCGTGCGCGACCGTGATCTCGCCGCGTTCCCAGCGGGCGCCGATCTCGATCATGGTGGGGCTGATCACGTCGGTCATGACGACCTCGACCGGAATCTGCGCGTGCGCCTCGGACAGCACGGCCGCCGCGCGGTCCGTGTCGGAATCGATCAGCGCCTGCGTGAGCAGCGCCGACCACTGCGCGCCGCTGCGGCCCTGCTCGGGCGCCGCGCGGTCCGGGGCGGCCGGGGTGGGTGCCGGGCCGGCACCGGCCGTCATGGCGTGCAGGGTCAGCTCGGCGGCGCGGCTGGCCGGCACGCCCGACTGCAACTGCGACTGCATGTACTGAATGGCGGCCACGTCCCCCGGCGAGTACAGGCGGTACCCGCTGGCGTTGCGGGCGGGGTGCGGAAAGCCGTAACGGCGCTCCCACTGCCGCAGCGTCGTGGCCGGCACGCCGGTCTGCGCCTCGACCTCCGAGGCGGTGAACATTCCGGTCTGGGACCGTCCGGCAGTGGGCTTCATCTCGGCCTATTGTGACGCACGGACAGTCCGCCGGATGGTAAGGATTGCGCCCAAGGGGCATCTGCCCGGCCCGCCACGTGCCTACAATGCGGACTGCTCATGTCAGGCGCCGTCTCTCCCCGAACCCACCGGCTGCCGCTGCGGCGCCTGCTGACCGTGTCCCGCCCGGCGCTGTGGGTGAACACGGTCGGCACGCTCGTCACGGGCGTGTGGCTCTCGGGCCGCCTGTACACCCTGGACCCGGCCACGCTGCTGCTGCTGGCGTACCTGACGCTACCGTTCAACCTGCTGATCTACGGCCTGAACGACCTGTCCGACCGCGAGGAGGACGCCCGCTCGTCCCGCAAGGGCGGCTGGCAGGGCGCGCGCCTGACCCTGGCCGAGGGCGGCCCGCTGCTGCGCGCCACGCTGCTGCTGAACGTGCCGGCGCTGCTGCTGCTGACGCTGCTGCTGCCGCCGGCCGCGACGGCTGTGCTGCTGCTGTCGGCGGTATTGTTCGCGGCGTACAGCCTGCCGCCCCTGCGCCTGAAGGGCCGCCCCTTCCTGGACGGCCTGAGTAACGTCGCCTACGCCCTGCCGCTGATCCTCCCGGCCCTGACGCTGGGCAGCCCCGCCCCGTGGGGGCCGCTGCTGGCCCTCATGAGCTACTCGGTCGGAAAGCACGCCTTCGACGCCGCGCAGGACATCCCCGCCGACCGGGCCGCCGGGACGCGCACGGTCGCCACCACCCTGGGCGTGCGGGGCAGCGCCGCCTACGCCCTGGCGTGGTTCGCGCTGGCGGCCGCGCTGCTGTGGCCCGCGTCGAAACTGACGGCGCTGGCGCTGCTGCTGACCTGCGGCGGCATGGCCCTGGGCCTGCTGCGCCGCCCCACGCCGGAACGGGCCGCGCGGCTGTACCCGCTGAGTATCGTCACGCCCTGGATCGTGGGCGCCGTGGCGGGCGTGCAGCTCGTGTACCTGCTGGCGCGCGGCCAGTGGACCGGCCTGTAGGGTGAGGCGCACGGTCGGCACTCGGACGGTCGGCATTCTGGGGGGCGGGATCGCCGGACTGACCCTGGCCGCGCTGCTGGCCGGACGCGGGCACGCCGTCACCGTGTACGAGCAGGACCGCGCGGGTGGCAAGCTGCGCCGCGAACAGGCGGGCGGCCTGAGCTTCGACACCGGCCCCAGCCTCTTCACCTTCCCGGACGTGTGGCGCGCCGTGCTGGCCCGCCTGCACGAACCCGACCCGCTGGACCTGCGCCCCCTGCCCGGTGCTCTGGGCGTCCACCACACGCCGCACGGGCCGGTGCCGCTGCCCGTGCCGCCCAGCTATGCGCTGTTCCCGCACTGGCAGCGGTACGTGCGGGCCGCCGAACCCCTGCGGGCGCACCTGACCACCCTGCTGACCACCCCGCCGCGCCTGAACGACCCGGCGTTCCTGCGGGCGTCGGCGGCGCTGCTGCGCGCCACCGGGCCGCACGCCAGCGCCGCCGCGTGGCTGCGTGCCCGGCACCTGCCGCCCGCGCTGGAGCACGCGCTCGCCACGCACGCCCTGAACGCCGGTCTGAGCCCCGCCGACGCCCCGGCCCTGTACGCCCTGATTCCTGCACTGGTGGGCGCGGACGTGTCCCGGCCCGCCCACGGCATGGGCGCGCTGCTGGACGCCCTGCGCGGATTCGGCGAGGCGCGCGGCCTGACCATCCGCGAGGGCGTGGGCGTCCGCGCCCTGAGCGACACCACCCTGACCCTGAACGGGGGAGAGGTCCGTCGCCACGACCTGATCGTCAGCGCCGTGGACCCCGCCCGCCTCGCCCGGCTGCGCGGCCAGTCGGTCAGACCCGGCCCCCGGACCGTCAGTGGGGTCGCCGTGTACG
The DNA window shown above is from Deinococcus sp. LM3 and carries:
- a CDS encoding phosphoribosyltransferase family protein — encoded protein: MNNPNELTVRIGSLERTLPTVRAGNLGRVPLVEFIGDSEFTNAAAQELVALIPAQTEVLLTVVTNALPLTHELSDRSGLPYVCARKKRRTYMQSPLIQEVPSMTLGVTETLWLDGPHAERLRGRRVAIVQDVIASGGTAQALARLVERAGGTVTGYLAAFRQGQPPMQVTVLQDLPRSL
- a CDS encoding complex I NDUFA9 subunit family protein; protein product: MNVLVTGASGFVGKAVVAELLKHGHTVTAGSRSGRDVGGARGVTLDVTDPGSVQRAVGQADPQAVVHLVGIIAEKGDQTFTRVHVDGTRHVLAATPRGARYVHMSALGAREDSASGYSSSKAQAEALVRASGLNWTVFQPSLIFGPGDDFFGRVLRELVSTAPIVPQIGDGRFPFRPVSVQDVAQAFALAAGSDLGAGQTLALTGPQEFTFRELLELELGALGRKKPIVPVPLFLMDLAVPLMQVLPSPPITRHQYAMLKEGNTAPNEPARTLFDLPMRRLPDDLPGLLRAAR
- a CDS encoding B12-binding domain-containing protein, with protein sequence MKPTAGRSQTGMFTASEVEAQTGVPATTLRQWERRYGFPHPARNASGYRLYSPGDVAAIQYMQSQLQSGVPASRAAELTLHAMTAGAGPAPTPAAPDRAAPEQGRSGAQWSALLTQALIDSDTDRAAAVLSEAHAQIPVEVVMTDVISPTMIEIGARWERGEITVAHEHQATAFLRSRISGLMDVAGVQAGFGPLVVAACAPQEQHELGLMMLTLALRRRGVRVAYLGANVPLGDLAVYARQREARAVLLALNGPWALESTLEHRRDLDGLNVPLFVGGALLNSQPHLARTLGGEYAGPDAPSAAQQIAARLLGGAPPPHPPGGSE
- a CDS encoding UbiA family prenyltransferase; this encodes MSGAVSPRTHRLPLRRLLTVSRPALWVNTVGTLVTGVWLSGRLYTLDPATLLLLAYLTLPFNLLIYGLNDLSDREEDARSSRKGGWQGARLTLAEGGPLLRATLLLNVPALLLLTLLLPPAATAVLLLSAVLFAAYSLPPLRLKGRPFLDGLSNVAYALPLILPALTLGSPAPWGPLLALMSYSVGKHAFDAAQDIPADRAAGTRTVATTLGVRGSAAYALAWFALAAALLWPASKLTALALLLTCGGMALGLLRRPTPERAARLYPLSIVTPWIVGAVAGVQLVYLLARGQWTGL
- a CDS encoding NAD(P)/FAD-dependent oxidoreductase, translating into MRRTVGTRTVGILGGGIAGLTLAALLAGRGHAVTVYEQDRAGGKLRREQAGGLSFDTGPSLFTFPDVWRAVLARLHEPDPLDLRPLPGALGVHHTPHGPVPLPVPPSYALFPHWQRYVRAAEPLRAHLTTLLTTPPRLNDPAFLRASAALLRATGPHASAAAWLRARHLPPALEHALATHALNAGLSPADAPALYALIPALVGADVSRPAHGMGALLDALRGFGEARGLTIREGVGVRALSDTTLTLNGGEVRRHDLIVSAVDPARLARLRGQSVRPGPRTVSGVAVYAALPAPAPLPTTSVIPPDSFRDFRAALRAGALPHTTLTLVHADGPRLAVLLTAPPTGRPLSADHPWVRGQLRRAERTLNVPGLLASALDTVTLNPAHYARGGHPGGAIYGAALPAWRGGPLHPQPYRLTPDLWQVGTGVHPGGGLPAILGGALIVDRLLGEAGW